The genomic window AATTAAAGAAATTTCTAATGGTAAAGAATTATCTTATAAAACATTAAATAACAGATCAAAAGCTCTTGCTGGATGGCTTCAGAAAAATGGAATAGAAAAAGGAGATAGAGTGGCAATTTTATCCCATAATTGTGCTGAAGTATTTGAATTAGAATTTGCTTGCGGGAAAATTGGGGGTATCGAACTGCCATTAAACTGGAGACTAACTAAGCCTGAATTAGAATATATTCTTAATGATAGTTCTCCAAAAGTACTCATTTATTCAATTGAATTTAAAGAGATAGCTGAAGCTCTCTTAAAAGATTGTGATATTAAAAATTCTTTAGAAATAGAAGAGAATAATTTTAGTAGTAGTTATGAATCTGCAATTTCTGAAGGCAATGATTTCACTTCTGTTGAATCTACTCATGACGATTTAATAATGTTGATGTATACCTCTGGAACTACTGGACATCCTAAAGGTGCAATGATCACTCATAGAATGCAGTTTTTTAATATTGTAAATTTGGCTTCAACTGCAAGGATTACTGATAAAGCAGTTCAATTAGTATCATTGCCTTTATTTCATACTGGCGGAATGAATTGTTACGCGAATCCTGTATTACATAACGGAGGCCAAATTATTTTAACCAAAGAATTTGATCCAGGAAAAGCCTTAGAAATTATCAACGATCCGGATTACGGAGTTACTCATTTATTCGCTGTGCCGGCGCCCTATCAATTTATGATGCTGCATCCAGATTTTGATAATACTGATTTTTCAAGAATTCAAAGTGCTGGTGTTGGAGGCGCACCATGTGCTGAAGTAATACTTAAAACTTGGCAAGACAAAGGTGTAGAGTTTTCTCAAGGCTGGGGAATGACTGAAACAAGTCCAGCGGCAATAAGTTTATCTGGAGATGATGCAGCTAGAAAAATAGGATCTGCTGGAAAACCCCTACTACACACTGCAGTAAAAATAGTAGATGAAAAAGGAGAAGAAGTTGAAAAAGGAGAAGTTGGGGAAATTCTCATAAAAGGACCAAACATTACCCCAGGCTATTGGAATAACGAGGAAGCTACTAAAAAATCTTTTATAGATGGATGGTTGAAAACTGGCGATGCCGCTCAAATGGATGACGAAGGATTTATATACATTGTAGATCGACAAAAAGATATGTATATCTCTGGAGGAGAAAATGTCTACCCTGCTGAGGTTGAAAATGTAATTTATCAAATACCTCAAATAGCAGAAGCAGCAATTATTGGTGTTCCTGATGAGAAATGGGGTGAAGTCGGGTTTGCTTTCATAGTTGTAAAGAAAGATGAAAGTTTATCGGAAGAAGAGATAATTGATCATTGTCTTAAAAACCTAGCAAAATTTAAAATTCCAAAAGGCGTAGAGTTTATTGACGCACTTCCTAGAA from SAR86 cluster bacterium includes these protein-coding regions:
- a CDS encoding long-chain fatty acid--CoA ligase, which produces MTVKYYDWVEYQSNFRPEKIAIKEISNGKELSYKTLNNRSKALAGWLQKNGIEKGDRVAILSHNCAEVFELEFACGKIGGIELPLNWRLTKPELEYILNDSSPKVLIYSIEFKEIAEALLKDCDIKNSLEIEENNFSSSYESAISEGNDFTSVESTHDDLIMLMYTSGTTGHPKGAMITHRMQFFNIVNLASTARITDKAVQLVSLPLFHTGGMNCYANPVLHNGGQIILTKEFDPGKALEIINDPDYGVTHLFAVPAPYQFMMLHPDFDNTDFSRIQSAGVGGAPCAEVILKTWQDKGVEFSQGWGMTETSPAAISLSGDDAARKIGSAGKPLLHTAVKIVDEKGEEVEKGEVGEILIKGPNITPGYWNNEEATKKSFIDGWLKTGDAAQMDDEGFIYIVDRQKDMYISGGENVYPAEVENVIYQIPQIAEAAIIGVPDEKWGEVGFAFIVVKKDESLSEEEIIDHCLKNLAKFKIPKGVEFIDALPRNATGKVLKRTLREEKLGASAPAIS